The Candidatus Saccharimonadales bacterium nucleotide sequence ACGCGGCTGCAAGGTGGTGATTATTAGCCACCTTGGTCGCCCAGAAGGTATCGATCCAAAACTGAGTCTCGAACCTATTGCGGTTCGACTCGCACAGCTCCTTAGTCGTGAGATTAGGTTTATTAATGATACGATTCATGACCGTGCAGCTCAGGTTGTAAAACGTGCACCAAAAAACAGTGTTATCGTGCTTGAGAACCTTCGTTTTGATAAGCGCGAAGAAGCTGATGACATGGACTTTGCAAAAGCAATCGCTAAAGCATCAGGCGCACGCTATTTCGTGCAGGATGGGTTCGGTGTTGTTCACCGTGCTCATGCCAGTACACACGCAATTACGATGTGCCTCCCAAGTGTTGCTGGTCTTCTTCTTGAAAAAGAATACATGTCTATTACAGGTGCAATGAATCATCCAAAACGACCACTTTACGCAGTCATGGGCGGAGCAAAAGTGAGCGATAAAATCGGGCTTATTAAAGAATTCGTGACACGTGCCGATAAGATTATTGTCGGCGGCGCCATGGCAAATACATTTCTTGCATATAAAGGGCTCTCGCTTGGTGCAAGTAAATACGAATCAGATCAAAAAGATACCATTGATGGTATTTATGCTGCGGTCCGTGAAAAAGTAGGCGATGATGTCGATAGTTTCTTGGTTCTCCCAAGTGATGTCGCAGTTGCAACCTCAATTGATGCTGATCAGCCTCGTAAAAAT carries:
- a CDS encoding phosphoglycerate kinase is translated as MKFFKETIRDVPLEHQTVLMRADYNVPLNAKGEIDDDLRIRASLPTIEYLLERGCKVVIISHLGRPEGIDPKLSLEPIAVRLAQLLSREIRFINDTIHDRAAQVVKRAPKNSVIVLENLRFDKREEADDMDFAKAIAKASGARYFVQDGFGVVHRAHASTHAITMCLPSVAGLLLEKEYMSITGAMNHPKRPLYAVMGGAKVSDKIGLIKEFVTRADKIIVGGAMANTFLAYKGLSLGASKYESDQKDTIDGIYAAVREKVGDDVDSFLVLPSDVAVATSIDADQPRKNVSVDKIGDKDEALDIGDQTIEVIVKDVTDNAATVIWNGTLGYAELPNFAHGSARLAMALATKPETTSIIGGGDTADFIIKWDAKKGGSFTHVSTGGGASLELMAGDKLPGIESLLDARK